GTTCAAATTAAATTGCACTGATTcagttagtttttgttttcttatttgacCTACACACCACAGTTTCACTAGcctaatataaatatttacagaatagTTTTATTCTTCTGATTACCAGTATCAGCTATTCATAATATATTTACAATTGAGGAAAGCTGAGCAGAATTAAGCTCAAGTTGTTGGTGTGGCCCTCTGGCACAATTCAGGTTTCTCACGTGGccccttaaaaaaattaattgccCACCCCTGCCCTATGTAGTTTTAACCCGACGTGGGTATATGGTAAAGTACGTGGAACTGGCACAGTTGATTTCACTTTGCCTGTTTTGCCCTGAAAAataagaaccatagcaacaaccggcaaaaaacgaagaagaaacatagtaacaactggaaaacacaacacccggcatggaagaggatatttaggacgagggaatgatggtggtcttgggactactgtaaacagaaaaagccggcgtgaacacggactttatttacttccttgttccccagccagctcgctctctgattggctacattctgtaccacatcaccatccacgcagtcagaattCATTCCCACACCTATAAAGATATCGAgtcataaatattgaacatgttcaatatttccgaTTCTCAGTTATGACCCATTTAAAAGCCGATTATCAGGACAAACCTGCTCTtaacacctcagaccaaatgataattgtacagaaaaatctcataagactCATGATAATAGGACGTTTCCCGTTCGTGGTCGGGAAGAGgtaaaattgggacaaaaacagcccaataatctttatgtgtaccaggctttagacaGAACCCAAATCTCTCTGCATTTGGATATCTATAATTACAATGAAAGTTCTGCCCAGGATCAAGTTTGTCAGTGCGACGCTTCCCCTCCCTCGACCCCTTCATTATTGGGACAAACTACAGTCAACATtattaaatggtaaatttaccatttaccatttaccattattAAATTTCTTTAGCGGGGTAAATGCCCTCGCATCAAGctaagtaatcttaggaatgagtaaagtaatatttGACAAGGAACTGTGCTAAAGcagaaggtaaaaagtgaacctgagcaggtttccaggtgtttaatagaggtgttacacaggtacatatctcaggaagccatcggcctacaatgatgatgatgatggacacctctatcaatggtcagagtcaggaggatccagggatagccccacattcaccttagaaccaccatgagggtccagaaagaagtgaagcccaagatagtctatgataggaagagtgaatccctcactataaaacctccttcatctccatggaaaccagtaggaccttcatggttcatttcaaacaaaggcagagtcgtAGGAGAAACATTAACaaagtttttagagctggaatcaaacttttcaccacaaacagcaacagtaagacctggtttctggttctggctgctagctccagagtttctgtcccacagcgatgagacagacgtctctgtaaccagcagagtctctgctgtcatgtgactccttgtttgtgtggagaaattagcagaagctctaaagttgACAGAGCTGTTCTCCTGGTTTTCTTATACTCCCATTTAATTGTTTGGGGGTTTGAACTGTTTGGTGTGGATGCCGAtacttggtagagtcttttagctgagtttctcttgtcatgctgctatgctacatgttagcatagctgcttcctggtgtcagCAAACATCTGTATGATAGGTTCTCATGCTGCCCCCAGTGCAAGGAAATGaactataaatgaaaataaaacgcTTCCAAACCAAAGCAAAATCCGCATCCATTCTCACGCAaacaaaggtgtttttttttcaatcaacTTTAAGTTAAGCACCGgctttttctttcaaacatttGAAACGGTTTAACTGAAAACattgaaagaaaaactctgagATGATCTTTGTCTCTGCAGTGTGTCAGCAGGGCTCAGAACCATGGTCAGCAGCTGGCTCCTCGTAGAGGCCAGGCCATGGCCGAACGGCAGCAGTTCTGCCAATGGCCCTGCAGATGTGGAGAGAGGCCTCAATGCGCCCCAGGAGTCAGTTCCATCCTGGACGGCTGCGGATGCTGCAAAAGCTGTGCCAGACAGATCGGAGAGCCGTGCAACGAGAGGGACCTTTGTGACCCACACAAGGGCATGTACTGCGACTTCTCAGCCGACCAGCCGAGATACCAAGTGGGAGTGTGTGCTTGTTAgtgtcttcttcttcctgtcaGTGATAACTTGTTTACTCACAGCTGGGACAGTCTGATTCATGGTAGCTGAGGGTAGCCaagagtgaaaagaaaaaaacagaagaagaagaagaaaaaaaaaaaagagttcttATGGATGATTTGTCACATGAAAggagttaaaaaataaacctgcTGTCAGCTCCTTCAGGTGGAAAAAGATTAAAGACATGTAGGTGTGAAGAAGCCCGCAGGGGGTGGGTGGATTTATTACCGTTTGGGACCTTTCAAAGAGAAATATTTCAGGTGAAAGCTGAAATGAGTCAAGTTACATCAGATGAATTTCAGACATGTCAGTCTGGACACGATTCTCCAGGAATTTGATGAAACAGCTGAGGGAAGAGTTGACATTTAAGTTTGTGCCTGAAAccagaaacagatttttacatttgGAGTCCTTTCCACTGTAGCTCACAAGGGAGTAATGTAAACCATCTCTGTTTAAAATCAGGAAGGTAAAATTCATCACAAACaggaaaatatatatgtatatatatatatatatatacacatacagaGTCCTGATGTGCTTCCTTTATCCCCTTCAGACATGATGGCTGTCGGCTGTGACCTGAATGGGGCCCACTATGAGAACGGAGAAGCCTTCCAGCCCAGCCACCTCTATAAGTGCACATGCATCGGCGGAGCCATCGGCTGTACACCTGCTTTCATCCAGAAACCTGCTGGTCTCTTAGGCCCTGCGCCGCTGATGGGCAGAAGGCCAGCCAACGGTCAAAGCCCAAACAAGCACCAGCAGGACACAACGTAcatgtcaggtgtgtgtttaccaAGTAAACTCATGAAGAGAGACCAGCCAGGTTAGCTGGACTGGGGGAAGATCATCCTCTGAGTGTGAGctggagctgcaagtgaacCCTCCCCTAGCAAAACAGGTTGATATTCCATCTGTGCACATTTGATTTTGGGAAAATAATGTGGCAccgtgaaaaaaaaaaagtacacggGACGAATACACTACCTGATCCGGTGTTCTGTCGAAACGTGCTGCCAAAAGTTAACTGATAAGTGCTGTCTGGTGATctgtactaaaaaaaaaaaactgtgcaaaTTTTTGATGTAAATCCCAGTACTGTGCTTTCAACAAATATCAATGAATCAAATCAAAGACTGATTTAAACAAATGATTCATTTAAAGATCATTAATTCAGTTATGTACAATCTCAAGAATACTGTAAATTACCCCAGTAAAGTATGCTAGCTTCTGTATTTTTACAGGTAGGACACCTAAATGCTGTCAATTgatgaatgtatttattatataataatataataatgagaaacttaaaatatttagaatttaTAATATACAATTTCTATGAAAATACAAaactatttataaaaataattaatatagttcttattttattaatcaatcATATAATGTTaacatttctaaatgtttattttcctttattttttttaatggtagtTTTCGTGGAATCGTAAAGGAGGTCCCCAACCAGAGGTTGGGATATCTTTTGGGGGTCCCTTAATGGAAAAGTTTAGTCTTAAATTCCTTTGGGACTTAGGAAAGGATGAATTAGCTCTTTTCTGTCACAATGTAAGGAGCAGCGTTACCTGAAGAagacaaggaaaaaagaaatgaagctTCTTCCATTTCTGTTTGGAGAATGAGAACAGCTCTGGTCAGATGCTTTCAGGTCATTTTACAAAGATGATAATGCTGCCTTCACAGGCCTGAACAGATCTTCATCcactgatgctcccatcactctggacctgATTCCAGTCTTTATTCTCCCTGCAAACGTTTAATGAaggttttaataatgcattaGTCAGTTCTTCATCCACTTATTCCCAGTGGAAGGCTCTGAGCTCCTTGTATAGTGgtggggacttttttttttggccaggtaTTGTATGTAGACTCCTCTATGAATGATCTTAAAACATCATTTATGTTCAGATGAGAGGCTTTTCCTATTTGCAGCAAGTATACAACTAACCTGCTGCTGCAAAGTGTTTTCATATAAAAGGAAATGCTTCTATGGTCTTTTCTTCACAGCACACACGTAAAAGTTTAGTAGCAAACTGTCTCATGATTCAAACAGGGCCAGCTCTTTGTACAGTGTGTTGTTGACACAGTACTCTTTAACTACAACACTGAAAGCTTACAGGGATCCTCCTTTAGCCTGGAAGAAGAACTGTTTGATCCAGACCACCCCCTGGAGCTCCTGCTCCAAGACCTGTGGCCTGGGTATCTCTGTTCGGGTCAACAACGACAACGGCAAGTGTgagatgaggaaggagaggcGACTTTGTCTGCTGCGACCATGTGAGAAAAGCCTGCTAAGGAGTCTGAAGGTAACAATCTTCTCTTACCTTAAGTCTGCTTTTGCATAGAACGTCCCAAAACATACCAATCTGTGTTTTCACTTCCAGATGCCAAAGGGAAAAACATGCCGAGCAAAATTCCAAGCGAAGAAGGCCGAGAAGCTG
The sequence above is drawn from the Melanotaenia boesemani isolate fMelBoe1 chromosome 22, fMelBoe1.pri, whole genome shotgun sequence genome and encodes:
- the ccn6 gene encoding cellular communication network factor 6; translated protein: MLSLLYHSLLLIFAQQCVSRAQNHGQQLAPRRGQAMAERQQFCQWPCRCGERPQCAPGVSSILDGCGCCKSCARQIGEPCNERDLCDPHKGMYCDFSADQPRYQVGVCAYMMAVGCDLNGAHYENGEAFQPSHLYKCTCIGGAIGCTPAFIQKPAGLLGPAPLMGRRPANGQSPNKHQQDTTYMSAYRDPPLAWKKNCLIQTTPWSSCSKTCGLGISVRVNNDNGKCEMRKERRLCLLRPCEKSLLRSLKMPKGKTCRAKFQAKKAEKLTLSGCTSTKKFKPTYCGVCTDNRCCVPNKSRMIKVNFTCKGKSSTQWKMQWITSCVCQRRCNDPGDMFSDLRLL